From Coffea arabica cultivar ET-39 chromosome 2e, Coffea Arabica ET-39 HiFi, whole genome shotgun sequence, the proteins below share one genomic window:
- the LOC140036183 gene encoding uncharacterized mitochondrial protein AtMg00310-like, producing MREAHSGKYLGLPMTIGRAKNQVFGYLKDKVNSKLQGWKHKMLNQRGKAILIKSVIMAMPNYIMSCFKLPRGLCKEISSRLARLWWGGGGIENKMHWVKWNKLSDVKGRGGLGFRDLETFNLALLAKQNWRIITNPNLLVSKVLKAKYMKEENWIETQPPSTASWCWKSIHKGGELLQQGLWKRVGDGRTVRIWKDKWIPGSANGCVSNTRPSGCQLVYVDELIEDARWKSDLLQPNQLIEDGRWKS from the coding sequence ATGAGAGAGGCTCATAGTGGTAAATATCTAGGTCTCCCTATGACTATAGGAAGAGCTAAGAACCAGGTGTTTGGATATCTGAAAGACAAAGTCAATAGCAAGCTGCAAGGATGGAAACACAAGATGCTCAACCAAAGGGGTAAAGCGATACTGATCAAGTCTGTAATCATGGCTATGCCAAATTACATCATGTCATGCTTCAAACTTCCTAGAGGGTTGTGTAAGGAGATTAGTTCTAGGTTAGCTAGATTATGGTGGGGAGGGGGAGGAATCGAAAACAAGATGCATTGGGTTAAATGGAACAAGTTGTCAGATGTCAAGGGGAGAGGGGGGTTGGGCTTTAGAGATTTGGAGACTTTCAACTTAGCTTTGCTTGCAAAGCAAAATTGGAGGATCATCACTAATCCAAATTTGTTAGTAAGCAAAGTTTTGAAAGCCAAATACATGAAAGAGGAAAACTGGATAGAAACACAACCCCCTTCCACGGCTTCTTGGTGCTGGAAAAGTATTCACAAGGGAGGAGAGTTATTACAACAAGGATTATGGAAGAGAGTGGGAGATGGCAGAACAGTTAGGATTTGGAAGGACAAATGGATACCTGGCTCGGCCAATGGCTGTGTATCAAATACAAGACCATCCGGCTGCCAACTTGTATATGTCGATGAACTGATTGAGGATGCGAGGTGGAAATCTGATCTCCTGCAGCCTAATCAACTGATTGAGGATGGGAGGTGGAAATCCTGA